The genome window AATTTTTTAAAAGACCCCTTCCACTCCTTTTGCTTCTTCGTAAAAGGACAGTGATCAGTTGCAATTATATCTATATCTCCGTTCAGAAGTCCCATCCAAAGTCTCTCGTTGTCCTGCTTTGTTTTTAAACTCGGACTCGCTGAAAAAAGGTACCCTTCAGGAGAATCATATACACTTTCAGTCAAAAACAAATATTGAGGACATGTCTCTGTTGAAATACATGTTCCCAATCTCCTGGCCTGAATAACTTCTTGCAGGCCCAAAGCCGAACTTAAATGAACGATATGAACATGAGCTCTACTCTGCCTGGCAAGCCAAGAGACAGTCGAAATAGCGGAAGCTTCGCATACATCTGGCCGTGTTCTGGCGAGGCTCGACATTTTTCCCCATTCTTTTTCTGAAAGATTTCTCTCAAGCTGCCTTATTATATCGTCATCTTCTGCATGAATAAGCGCCACGCCATTTAAAGAAGCAATGGCGTTAAATGCTTCAAGAAGAGCCCCATTATCCGTTCTCCGGCCTGAATCTCCGTAAGCCGTAAAAAACTTGAAGCTCCGCAATCCCTTATTGTAACTTTCATATATTTCACGAAGGCGCTGATCATTCCAGCCAACAATTTCGCAGTGGAAAGTATAATCGATGACTGCTTCACGAGCCATATTTATTCTTTCTTCTATATTTTGTATTAGCGATGTATCGGAACTACCTACCGTAAAGTCAACAATTGTGGTTATCCCCCCGCAGGCAGCAGCCACAGTACCAGTATAAAAGCTATCGCTAGAAGCCGTTCCTGCCACGGGCAAAGCCATATGAGTATGTATATCTATTCCTCCGGGAAGTACAAGCTTTCCTTCCGCTAATATCTCACGTTTTCCCGTCAAACCC of Aminobacterium sp. MB27-C1 contains these proteins:
- the hydA gene encoding dihydropyrimidinase; translated protein: MYDLVIKKGRVVTEEKILDTDIAVEGEKIAAIGEGLTGKREILAEGKLVLPGGIDIHTHMALPVAGTASSDSFYTGTVAAACGGITTIVDFTVGSSDTSLIQNIEERINMAREAVIDYTFHCEIVGWNDQRLREIYESYNKGLRSFKFFTAYGDSGRRTDNGALLEAFNAIASLNGVALIHAEDDDIIRQLERNLSEKEWGKMSSLARTRPDVCEASAISTVSWLARQSRAHVHIVHLSSALGLQEVIQARRLGTCISTETCPQYLFLTESVYDSPEGYLFSASPSLKTKQDNERLWMGLLNGDIDIIATDHCPFTKKQKEWKGSFKKLPYGLPGVETSRVLLFSEGVRKKRISLSNFVRLTAGSPARLMGMYPQKGVLAPGSDADIVIFDQEKKWTLSAGTLHMAVDFSPYENVPVIGKTWCTLSRGTVIVENGEYVDLQRRGHFLQYRETGA